In a single window of the Methanosarcinales archaeon genome:
- a CDS encoding PLDc_N domain-containing protein, whose amino-acid sequence MEITTVAIGIYSVIIAVAFAFWLWMLIDCLQRPTERFSNGDEYDKLIWCLAIFFVHFIGAVLYYYLVKRKDSG is encoded by the coding sequence AATCGGAATATACAGTGTTATTATCGCAGTAGCCTTTGCCTTCTGGCTCTGGATGCTGATAGACTGCCTGCAAAGGCCGACCGAGCGGTTCTCGAACGGCGACGAGTATGATAAGCTGATATGGTGCCTTGCCATATTCTTTGTGCATTTTATAGGGGCGGTGTTGTATTACTATCTTGTCAAGAGGAAGGATTCGGGATGA